In the Ipomoea triloba cultivar NCNSP0323 chromosome 6, ASM357664v1 genome, one interval contains:
- the LOC116021931 gene encoding heterogeneous nuclear ribonucleoprotein 1-like — MMDYGAAEQTGFAFYGDDQEEDELQYEEENQPELYSGGGEDAEPPPICSADDIAASQELKHSLNDSSSSAGKLFVGGIAWETSEESFSRYFSKYGEIVDSVIMMDKVSGRPRGFGFVTFVDAEVASKVLQEEHVIDGRVVEVKRTVPREDMPLRGVSKTKKIFIGGIPISLTEGGLKEYFSSYGNIVECQIMLDHNTGRSRGFGFVSFDNEDAVEKVLCDGRMHELSGKQVEIKRAEPKRAGIDHPSESRMSHAGGSSLNPYGNFNNVAEEYGSGYGGQMSKGYGGFGSYGAYGHYMGNYGMNSAAFYGGYGGYGYGFGFGGAMYGAAGYGGNNYGAAPGNYGGAKGHGSGYDGSKGHGNVGYGAPKGHGRGGYGNNGAAGGRFHPYRK, encoded by the exons ATGATGGATTACGGGGCGGCCGAACAAACCGGCTTCGCCTTTTACGGCGACGACCAAGAGGAAGATGAGCTCCAGTACGAGGAAGAGAACCAACCTGAGCTGTATTCAGGAGGTGGAGAAGATGCGGAACCACCGCCAATTTGCAGCGCGGATGATATTGCTGCAAGCCAAGAATTGAAGCATTCACTCAatgattcttcttcttcagctgG AAAGCTGTTTGTTGGAGGCATTGCTTGGGAGACGTCTGAAG AATCTTTTAGCAGGTATTTCAGCAAGTATGGAGAAATAGTTGATTCTGTAATAATGATGGATAAGGTTTCTGGAAGACCACGGGGTTTTGGATTTGTTACATTTGTTGATGCAGAGGTGGCAAGCAAGGTTTTGCAGGAAGAACATGTCATTGATGGTCGAGTG GTAGAAGTAAAGAGGACAGTACCTAGGGAGGACATGCCACTCAGAGGAGtttcaaaaacaaagaaaatatttattggtGGTATTCCAATCTCTCTAACTGAAG GTGGATTGAAGGAATATTTCTCTtcatatggtaatattgttgaATGCCAAATAATGCTGGATCACAATACTGGTCGGTCCAGAGGCTTTGGCTTTGTATCTTTTGATAATGAAGATGCTGTTGAAAAGGTTCTATGTGATGGACGCATGCATGAACTTAGTGGCAAACAA GTTGAAATTAAGAGGGCTGAGCCAAAAAGAGCTGGTATTGATCATCCAAGTGAAAGTAGAATGTCTCATGCTGGTGGTAGTAGTTTGAATCCGTATGGCAATTTTAACAATGTTGCAGAAGAATATGGTAGTGGATATGGTGGACAAATGAGCAAGGGTTATGGTGGGTTTGGTAGCTACGGTGCTTATGGCCACTACATGGGGAATTATGGCATGAACTCTGCAGCATTTTATGGTGGGTATGGTGGATATGGGTATGGATTTGGATTTGGTGGTGCTATGTATGGTGCTGCCGGATATGGAGGCAACAACTATGGGGCGGCTCCTGGTAATTATGGTGGTGCTAAAGGCCATGGCAGTGGGTATGATGGCAGCAAAGGCCATGGGAATGTTGGGTATGGTGCACCCAAGGGCCATGGCAGGGGGGGATATGGAAACAATGGCGCTGCAGGTGGAAGGTTCCATCCTTATAGGAAGTGa
- the LOC116023643 gene encoding transcription factor MYB26 produces MGHHNCCNKQKVKRGLWSPEEDEKLINYISNYGHGCWSTLPKLAGLQRCGKSCRLRWINYLRPDLKRGSFSPQEAALIIELHRILGNRWAQIAKHLPGRTDNEVKNFWNSSIKKKLISHGGRLSHHLPSSPAPILSNVSSNPNFQTFYSQLPSSNNPNFIQNNNNVVLNVPAQLQAEDQMNNLVFPVMPSVPLPQLETTSIDPTWFLGYPQPQNLIDHHHYQISSYNNNNFDNEMMVPLLHHEDEPIIIPKLLPGNLVLSSSSLSSGIAQQDDFIVPNPIPYSHHDLQIPTYEIMPSMLPPMPALSLSSSSSSSSFSAVPCSQILMNPSTWVP; encoded by the exons ATGGGACACCATAATTGCTGCAACAAACAGAAAGTGAAGAGGGGGCTTTGGTCACCTGAGGAAGATGAGAAACTCATCAACTATATCTCCAACTATGGCCATGGCTGTTGGAGCACCCTTCCTAAACTTgctg GGTTGCAGAGGTGCGGGAAAAGCTGCAGATTGAGATGGATAAATTACCTGAGACCGGATTTGAAACGTGGGAGTTTCTCTCCTCAGGAAGCTGCGCTTATCATTGAACTCCATAGAATTCTGGGCAacag GTGGGCACAGATAGCGAAGCATTTACCGGGAAGAACGGACAATGAAGTGAAGAATTTCTGGAACTCAAGCATCAAGAAGAAGCTCATCTCTCATGGCGGCCGTCTCTCTCATCATTTACCCTCTTCACCTGCGCCTATTCTCTCCAATGtttcttcaaaccctaatttccaAACTTTCTATTCGCAGCTTCCCAGTAGTAATAATCCTAATTTCATccaaaacaacaacaatgttGTTCTTAATGTCCCCGCGCAATTACAAGCGGAAGATCAGATGAACAATTTGGTGTTTCCAGTTATGCCCTCGGTTCCATTGCCGCAGCTGGAGACAACCTCAATTGATCCGACATGGTTTCTCGGATACCCACAACCTCAAAACCTCATAGATCATCACCATTATCAAATTTCCTCgtacaacaacaataattttgataatgaaATGATGGTCCCTCTTCTTCATCATGAGGATGAACCCATTATAATCCCTAAGCTTCTTCCTGGGAATCTCGTTTTGTCATCTTCTTCATTATCTTCTGGTATTGCACAGCAAGATGACTTCATTGTCCCTAACCCCATCCCATATTCTCATCATGATCTCCAAATTCCCACCTATGAAATCATGCCATCCATGCTGCCACCAATGCCGGCATTGTCACTGTCTTCATCTTCGTCGTCGTCGTCTTTTTCTGCAGTGCCATGTAGCCAAATCCTCATGAATCCTTCAACCTGGGTTCCTTAA
- the LOC116023103 gene encoding beta-fructofuranosidase, insoluble isoenzyme CWINV1-like, giving the protein MAAYSNIWILCLMFSVLGNGFLPLEASHHAYRNLHLIQSASFANHSYRTAYHFQPPKNWMNDPNGPMIYKGIYHLFYQYNPKSAVWGNIVWAHSTSTDLVNWESHPPAIVPSQASDINGCWSGSATILPGGKPAILYTGADFQVKQYQNLAMPKNLSDPYLIEWVKSPYNPLMSPAQERLNASSFRDPTTAWLGPDGHWRVLVGNERKHVRGMALLYRSKDFVHWQKAKHPLFSLQNTGMWECPDFYPVSIRGENGVDTSVLGPGVKFVLKASLDDYKHDYYTIGMYDHQRDRFTPETAEFLGNGSGLRYDYGKYYASKTFFDSAKNRRVLLGWVNESTGNSTIDLLRGWAGVQAIPRKIWLDAFGKQLVQWPVEEIEKLRTNQVGQPSTVLKAGSVVEVSGVTAAQADVEISFGVSTVVENAEVLKPGGSTNPQELCSQKGASVNGKLGPFGLLVLASKDIQEFTAVFFRIFKDGNKFSVLMCSDQTRSSTQLVYDKTTYGAFLDIDPLKQKLSLRCLIDESIVESFGGGGKVCMTSRVYPTMAIDGEAHLYAFNNGTQNIWISSLSAWSMNKARIN; this is encoded by the exons ATGGCAGCATACTCTAACATTTGGATTCTTTGTCTCATGTTTTCAGTTCTTGGCAATGGCTTTCTTCCACTTGAGGCTTCTCATCATGCATACAGAAATCTCCACCTTATCCAGTCTGCATCTTTTGCAAATCACTCTTACAGAACTGCATACCATTTCCAACCTCCCAAGAACTGGATGAATG ATCCTAATG GGCCAATGATTTATAAGGGGATTTACCATTTGTTTTACCAGTACAATCCTAAAAGTGCAGTATGGGGAAACATAGTATGGGCTCACTCGACATCAACAGACCTCGTCAACTGGGAATCGCACCCGCCTGCAATTGTTCCATCTCAGGCGTCCGACATCAATGGTTGTTGGTCGGGTTCTGCAACGATTCTGCCAGGGGGAAAACCGGCAATTCTCTATACTGGAGCAGATTTCCAGGTTAAGCAGTATCAGAATCTGGCCATGCCCAAAAACCTGTCTGATCCTTACCTGATAGAGTGGGTTAAATCTCCTTATAATCCTCTGATGAGTCCAGCCCAGGAGAGGCTCAATGCTAGCTCATTCAGAGACCCAACCACTGCATGGTTAGGACCCGATGGGCACTGGCGAGTCCTCGTTGGGAACGAGAGGAAGCACGTTCGGGGAATGGCTCTTTTGTATAGAAGCAAGGACTTTGTTCATTGGCAAAAGGCCAAGCATCCATTGTTTTCATTGCAGAATACTGGAATGTGGGAGTGCCCTGACTTTTATCCGGTTTCTATTCGTGGTGAAAATGGTGTTGATACTTCTGTTCTTGGCCCGGGGGTTAAGTTCGTGCTCAAGGCGAGCTTGGATGACTATAAGCATGATTATTACACCATTGGGATGTATGATCACCAGAGGGATAGGTTTACACCAGAGACTGCAGAGTTTTTGGGAAATGGTTCGGGGTTAAGGTATGACTATGGGAAGTATTACGCCTCGAAAACATTCTTTGACAGTGCTAAAAACAGAAGGGTTTTGTTGGGTTGGGTCAATGAATCCACAGGTAATTCAACAATTGATCTCTTGAGAGGATGGGCTGGTGTTCAG GCAATTCCCAGGAAGATTTGGCTTGATGCATTTGGGAAACAATTAGTGCAATGGCCCGTGGAGGAAATCGAGAAGCTAAGAACGAACCAAGTTGGACAACCTAGTACAGTCCTAAAAGCAGGATCAGTTGTTGAGGTTTCTGGTGTCACAGCAGCACAG GCGGACGTTGAAATTAGCTTTGGTGTGTCAACAGTAGTGGAGAATGCAGAGGTGTTGAAGCCTGGTGGGAGTACTAATCCACAAGAGCTGTGTAGCCAAAAGGGTGCATCAGTTAATGGAAAATTAGGACCTTTTGGTTTGTTAGTTCTTGCATCAAAGGATATTCAAGAATTCACTGCAGTTTTCTTTAGAATTTTCAAAGATGGAAATAAATTCTCAGTTCTCATGTGCAGTGACCAAACCAG GTCTTCCACTCAACTTGTCTATGACAAAACTACATATGGAGCCTTTTTGGACATCGACCCTCTTAAACAAAAATTGTCTCTAAGATGTTTG ATTGATGAGTCAATAGTGGAGAGCTTTGGGGGAGGGGGAAAAGTTTGCATGACATCTAGGGTTTATCCCACCATGGCAATCGACGGTGAGGCACATCTGTATGCCTTCAACAATGGAACTCAGAACATATGGATCTCTAGTTTGAGTGCTTGGAGCATGAACAAAGCTCGGATCAACTGA